The Mytilus galloprovincialis chromosome 11, xbMytGall1.hap1.1, whole genome shotgun sequence genome contains the following window.
TCCAGTGGCAGTGTTAGCCATCTTCTTAATAGCCTAATATTTCAGAAGGAAGAAGACCTGGATCTTTCTTACTTTGTATTTAGATACCTTATGTCACTCTCTTAATAGTAGTAGGGCAAGTATATTTTGTATGTGCACACCTTACAAGTCCTCATGCCagtcagttttcacttgacctcatcatttcatggatcagtgaacaaggttaagatTTCAAGGTAAAGtccatttctcagatactataatcaataggTCTGCTATATTTGGTGAATTGAATAATTGTAGggtgtacatgtcaaactggAAGGTGTCATccaaccttgacctcattttcttggttcagtggttaaagtttgtgttttttataatattttatgttgTACATGTCAGTTTGGCAGGttacatttgaccttgacctcattttgacggttcattgctcaatgttattattttgttatttggtctgtttttttttgtacattaagcaataggttaactatatttggtgtatggaatgattgtaatgtgtatgTCTGTTTGGAAGTTGTCATCttaccatgacctcattttcatagttcattggttTATCTCAAGTTTTCCTGGTTATGTTTGTTTTCTAGATACTGTACACAATAGGTCACCGTCAACTATATTTTGAGGCATGTAATGATTGCAAGGTGCGCATATTTGTGTGGAAGGGTACATTTGACcttgacccccatttttttggttcattgatcaatgttttcctggttaagtttgtttcttaaatACTGTGTGATATATTCAAAGTATTTATGGTGTATTTccagtttggtttatctgaccttgacctaattttctcaGACCTTATTAATTTAAAGTGATAGTTGTATTAAAGCTTCATATTTAGGACCAACAACATAAAAGCCATTGGTGAGTAAAGAAAAGGAGACATTTCATCgagtgcactcttgtttaaattaGATACACTAATATAccatgattgtggccaaatttggttaaattcagCACAGTAGATTCagtgaagatttttgtaaaagcttaTGATAGACGACaaatgccaagtgatgagaaaagctcactctGCCCTTTACagtgaacttgatctgtaacttgtaatgataaaactatataccaattttcaaatcaacatcttcaagaatgacaaaaaaaagtgtggaaaactgatttgagCGGCTGACGAATGGGCACACATAGTGCAAACCTTTAGTCAAAATCAACTTCGCCAGTAAGGGACTTattactatattatatataatatttgacacCTTACATGGTCTATGACACATCCTCTTGTTTGAGTTGTGTTGCCATTTTCATCATGTATTGCTACTGTAATGCTGCCTCTTCATGGAGAAAGTCAACCCCCAGGGAATAGTGTTAAGCAAGACTAAAAGGATCTATTAAGTGTTGGGTTCAATATTAGTTTACTAGGTGTATAGTTGTTTGCGTCAATGTTGTTTGGACTTCATTAGATAGTCgtcatattggcaatcataccacatctttttatttttaaaatggttCCACCTAAAAAGGTAATGCTCTTGCTCTTTGATCACATGGCTGTctcttttgacacattccccagtTCCCTTCTCTGTTCTATTCAACAAATTAAACTACATACTGcttgaattttttactttttgttcataaaattgatatgttttaaaattctctacataaaaactaaaaaaaagatatacatagGTACCTatctacaaatatttttaaacaataatcatgataatgttaaAGCATTTTATTACTTATAAGTACgtcatttttatagattttcagacatttcaatcATTTAATAACTGAAACACTTCCCATTTGCCCCTTTTCGAACATAAAGTTTATAACATTGTCTACAAAATCACATGGAGCAACAGAAGACACACAAAAAtggttattttcttttaaaaaaacaaaaaaacaaacataaaaagatgaaacaaaaatttaacaatgatTACATGATTTAAATGATTTCCTACACTTTTAACAAAAATGGTCTTCATTATCATGAATAGCAGAACCTTTCTTTGGAAAGATCAAACCTCCATTGACAATTTGTGAAAGAGAATGAACAATGTtgatcagtggcagatccagggggttGGGACCccagccccccttttttttggacgatcaatgcatttgaatggggacatatagttgtaacccccctttttaagattgctggatccgcccctgttgaTGGCTTATCTTTTGTTCCTTTTTGGCAAGTTGAATGGGGACTACATGTAATGTTTCAAAAAAATTCTAGATTCAACCCATGAAAAATAACACacatgaaaatattaataaaatacatcTATATAACATGAGTATTACATAGGAACATCAAATGCAAGCAATATTTTAGAAGGCCATtctaaacaaataattttttttagcattcatattttcatatattatgactagtacatttaaatttttaaataaatagaatcaGTTTAAAGAATGCACATGCATGAATGATAGAACTACTGAATACTTTTGCATGAGATGTAAAATGTCTAAcgaaaaaatatgaatataaaatttaaGTCAAAATTAACAAGATTCTTCATTATAATTTCTACTTCAACAAAAAGAGGCCTGCCATTTATCATATAAATTTACTATTTGTTAAATGtttataagaaaatagaaatttaaaacaacattttaaactTTCTCAATTCAAACAGGCTGCATACAATGAAAAAAAAGGAGTTTCTAAAAATACTTTGCAAATTGTGGTTTTGAATCTGAATTTTTGGGTACCAATTTTTAACGTTTCAGGAAAACTAGCATTTTTATGGATATTGGATTTCCATGTTTTGCAAAAAGTCTGCATGAAAGCTTACATAAAATTTGTTATTcttttgaacatttaaaattcaCCTGTTTCCACAAAAAACTCATATCCCAGAAATAATAGCTAATCCacaatataatataaattcaattctCTCCACCCATTCCTTTTCCTTTTGACTACTTTAAACTAACATTGACTAAGGTTCACAAGAAtacataaattgttttataactcAAAATTCAAATAATAGACTCTTTATGGCATAATATTCATTCAAAACATCTCTATTAAACAGAGTAATGCAGGTATACAAAGAATAATATATATCTAATCTCTATCACCTTAAGCAAACCAGTTaaaattagagttttaacccaTGTCCCAATGTTTTTCCATAACATTTCTAACATCTACTCCTTGAAATTCTCTGTCGATTATTAAATACCGTGGGTAATTAATCGATAATTACTAACATATGTCTTTCAGCCATTATGATTCTTCTCAAATAATTTCAGTAGCCCAATTACACAATAGCACTGAAACGTGGTGGTGAGTTTTAAGTCAAAAGACGCTAATTTTCAATCAAGTCTAATTCTTCCATGTCTTGGCCATTCGTCGACACAACCTTCTTTTTATTGTTTCTTCTGTCATCAGTTTTGTTGCATGTATGAATCCAGATCAGCATCCAAGCTGCTTTTTGTCTTGCTCATGTAGGCTTCCAACTGGTTGTCTAGTTCCTCTTTTGATATTGGACTTTGACCTCCACGACCTCTCTGACCTCCTCTGCCACCTCTGAACCCACCACGACCTCTGTTGTTGCCACCACCTCTGGCCCTGTAAAATAAGAGGGATGATAAAAGATCTGATTTCACATTAAAAACATGCATTGTGGTTAATTGTAAACTCTGTGTTAACCTAGGGTTCTCACTACGGATTTTTCAAGGTCAGTCTTTAGCCATGAACAGAGGGAGGATAATATTTTACTGCCACATAATATAGTTATTCAGTCTCCATGTCAAAATACAGCATGGAACGGaatcaaaatttcattattttaaaaacatttgttaTATAATGTtaatataacaagagtgcacacgctgaaatgtctcgccttctatactaatcattgatattatgttgatagtcctaagtataaagctaagctttataacaactgtcacataaacttaacattaaccaagataactaaacatagaccaatgaaccttgaaaatgaggtcaaggtcagatgaaccatggcaggcagacatgtacagctaacaatgcttctatacaacatatatagttgacctattacttatagtttaagataaatagaccaaaacacaaaaacttaacactgtgcaatgaatcgtgaaaatgaggtcacgtcaaataaaacctgtgcgactgacataaagatcataaaatatttccatacaccaaatatagttgacctttggcatatagtattagataaaaagaccaaaactcaaaaacttaactttgaccactgaaccatgaaaatgaggtcaaggtcacatgacatctgcccgttagacatgtacaccttacaattgttccatacaacaaatatagtagctatatagacctattgcatatagtatgagaaaaacagaccaaaacacaaaagtttaactttgaccactgaaccatgaaaatgaggtcaaggtcacatgacatctgcccgctagacatgtacaccttacaatctttccatacaacaaatatagtagaccaattgcatatagtatgagaaaaacagaccaaaacacaaaaatttaactataaccaccgaaccatgaaaatgaggtcaaggtcagatgacacctgccagttggacatgtacaccttacagtccttccatacactgtatatactagccctattgcttatagtatcggagatatggacttgaccaccaaaacttaaccttgttcactgatccatgaaatgaggtcgaggtcaagtgaaaactatctgacagacatgaggaccttgcaaggtatgcacatatcaaatatagttatcctattacttataataagagagaatttaacattacaaaaaatttgaacttttttttcaatttgtcactgaaccatgaaaatgaggtcaaggacattggacatgtgactgatggaaagttcgtaacatgaggcatctatatacaaagtatgaagcatccaggtcttccaccttctaaaatataaagcttttaagaagttagctaacaccgccgccgccggatcactatccctatgtcgagctttctgcaacaaaagttgcaggctcgacaaaaatgtatgTGTTCAGTTGGTTCAACATTTTAAACAATAGCACTAAAacatgcaatttttattaattttacagtttaCAAAACTCATGAGCTCACCTCAGTGAGAACCTTGTTAACCAGAAACAAGGCTACACCAAACCCTGTCTATGTGTATATTAAAAAGTTGTACATGTAGTAGGAAAGTTGAGTAataattgtaaattgaaaatcaaatccCTGGTCTTACTAAAACAGAATTAAAACTGTTAAATAGGAGGTATGTAACAATCTATTTCACACTAAAAATCTGTTACATGTgctaaaaaatttacaaaaggtAAGACATTTAGTCGGTATAATTAAAACGATGCTTTAAGTGTAATACTTTAAAAACAGTCTACTTATGTTAAAAGTAACACTTTTCTCGGAGCAATAAAACtctactaacatgactaaattaATTGTTAtctttcaaatgataaaaaagcTATATCTACAAAATCAAGCAACATATTCAAACTGGcaaccaaataaaataataatttagagGGATGTTTAGTTTACAGATTAGCCTTCAGCATCTTTTTCTCATAACAATtgcccttttttttctttttaccgAATTTAGGTTTATATAGTCTTCAAATATCCCCAAAAGtctaaatacacaaaaaaagatttgatttttGGGTGATATTTGCCACTTTCAGCATTCTTTGACATATTTGGTGGCCTGGTTGAGGAAGCCAGAATGCCAAATAAAATGACATGCAGACTTCATTTATAACAAAGTTATGAATCTTTATAATTTCTCTATTTGAATTGCCGTTTTAAAAGTGTACACCAAACACCAAAGCGTTGTGATTGGTGTTTAACATTCTAAACAAATGAAATTGCAACAAAtgacttaattttaattttggtgtACGATcgatgagattacccatagtcctttagattctgaaaaggggAATAAGATACAAGTGCTTTATATATGACCATCTTTGGACCCGTTACACACAtctattataaaaaaatcaaaataagtaatACAAAAAGAAAACCACTACAAGGTGCTAATGTAAAAATACATATTGATACATAGTCTAGGCAAACTACAGAATTAAAACTTCAATCTCCAAGATTACAAATTGTTTTATAGAAAAGGTGAAACTGCAAACTTTGTGTTTTCAATGTATAGTTTTGTTATTAGGTGATTTCCGTCATATCAATTTGAAGcaatttaaaatacattaaaGCAATACATAGAATGTAAAGGTGAGGTGTGTGCCAAAACCCTTACCCGTGAAAATTTGAAAAGATTGAAGGTGCATTTACACAATCAtgagatcaatattttatttctcTTTCATGACATGGCTTTAAATATGAGCATGTACTAAATGGATACAAATAGGTTTTATcatttaagttttgaaatttggagttcattatttttgttattttactttttgttatcaaacaaacaattgattttttactttaatttcttttttaaattctgccagtacattttgtttttatgtctttgttatattacaaTATCAATTTAGAGTAGTAGCTTGTAAAATAACCAATtacaaaagtgtttttttgtCTCTCTAAattatgtgtgtgtttttttttgatttttttttttgggggggggggggtcttacAGATCCAATATTTAatctttttcttaaatatttagaCTAATCACCATTTTTACAACAGATAACATTTATTGAATATCTTTGAGTTTGACAAACCTTAAAACCAGGCATTTATAAGGTTAAAAAATACCAAGTCCTTTAGACTCTAAATTGCATACAATAGTACATAAAAATCAGGTCAAAAAATCTACATGGCCCAAGCAGgataaaaagaaaataagcaAATTTCTGTTTGGAGATTGAAGTAACTAAACCATGCCCTCTTACTGTCGATTGCCTCTAAAGTTTCCTCGCTGGAAACCTCCTCTTCCACGTTCCTGACCTCTAAAAACCAATATAAACATATGAATATAATATGCTTCAGAAAACTAAAACACTGAACATTTCTTCACCACAcgttatgacatatttttttgtattttaaacctATAGagatactgtagattcatttactttcgtgggtatcaattttcgtggattgaggaaaactttcatttttgtgaatatttgatttcgtggtttttccaatctctgcatacaaagaCTTTAGAAAATTAGTAATTCGTTTAACATTTTAATCTGTGGTTCaactgtacccacgaaaattagtatTCAACAAtgataatgaatctacagtaataGATCTGCTTGTAAAATTCTATCAACTGTTAACTCAATTGGACAACCAATACATAACAAATAGAGTACTCCTATGGTTTCGACCAAAACCAAAACAAAGGAAACGAAttgtaaaaagttttttttaaatgtgtatttgTGTAATTGCTAAAATATCTTTCATCTTCATATGTGGTCTTTTTTCTACCCCAAAAATATCTGTTATCACAGTTTGTTTACCTGAACCCTCCTCTGTTACCACGGAAACCCTGTGTTTGTCCTCTTCCTCCTCTGTTACCACCTTGAAAtcctaaaaaatatgtaaatgtcaATTTAACTAATTCTTACGCtaaggccaaaaaaaatatatgtctgtttacggttacatcatcaaaataaatagggtaggtaggtcggtatttccattttattatttttttcctttttattttttgagCCATGATTTTGAGTTGTGCAGTCCAGCTTGCTGTGGTCCGAGTTGTCCATGGGCCGAGTTTACCCGTATTTATAATGATTGGATTATGTCCCTTTGTTATTGATTGGAAAAAATGGTGGCAAAATGTTAATTTCATCACGTGATCcgcaaatttccttaaaacagctATCATATTCATGATAATGAACATTGGGATGTATCAGGCAACACTATCTTCACTTTTAACACgtgttcagtttatttttcattttacgaCGGCAATAAAATGGCTTAGGGTCGGCGCTTAAAATAGGGTCGGTCCGGTAACCGTAAacaagacatatattttttttggccttCTAATATAAGAACAACATATAAACAACACAGCTCTGTTAAATCTTCTATTTTAGGACTAGTGTTACTGTTTTTGTTGTTCTATTAGACATCACCCAGTGGCTTAATGTTGGGGTCATGTTGATCAAACATAGATCagtgagggtggtaaagggttattttcgtgcaacgtgttttgccatttttatttcacgtgcagccaaGAAAAAGGTTCATAATtcaccgtgtttcgtgaaatTGGTAAAAAGATTAACGTGCAAggcatttttaattgtttgttcatcgtgaaatggcagttttatttcgcgttcttccgtgcagataccccccTTTAGGCCCCTAATGAGtctggttttctatgttgtgttttgtatacttttgtttatcctttgatctttttttaaaacatgtcgTTGTTAGTTTATTATCACCTTTCGAGTTTGAATGgcattttggtatcttttgccttttCCACATAAAATAATGAACTATGTTATGAGAAAAACAAACTGTAGactcattattattcattggtcACAAATTTCTATTAAGTTAAGTTACCTCTTCCTCTCTGCATTCCTCCTCTTCTTCCTCTGTTTTCTCCTCTGCCACCTCCAGCACCACCTCTCTGTACAAACCCACCCTGCTGACCTCCACCTCTCTGGACGAATCCACCACGTTGACCTCTACCCCTCTGGACAAACCCACCACGTTGACCTCTATTTCCTCCCCGTACCATCTGGTTCCCTGTGGGAGATCCTGGAGTACTTCCACTTCCTCCTCTTCCTCCACGACCTCTGCCTCTCATTTGACCTCTACCTCTCATCAACCTGCCTTGACCTCTTCCACCTCTGACAATTGCTCCACCACCACGACCACCTAGGGTCAAACGAGACTTGACACTGGTGTTTCCAAAACCTAGTCTTTGCTTTAATGACTTctgaaaatgtaataaatttttaatttttaacaaattggCTGTTGGaacagttggacatgtacaagTTTTCTACAAGCATGACAAATGCATTTACTTTGCAATAATAATCATAGTAATTTTtcagattttcaaaataaatctgCTTACAACACTTGTTCCAAGACAAGGTTTAAGCAGGGACAGTATTGATTTGAGGATATTCCTAGTCCCATGTTCAATGGTAGAATATCATTTATTAAAATAGGTAAATACTCTGCAATTTGTGATATCTAGGGGCTTGACATGGGATGCATAAAATCTCACTATAATCATTGTTATATTTAATCTCACAAATAAATAGAATGCATTGCAGCTCAATAGTCTTACTGTCCATTTCAACGTGGATTTCATTGCACTTTGTGCAAATTGTAATTCAGAAATTGTCATAGTGAGAAGTTTGTTTACCTTTTTGATTTTCAATGCTGCCTGTACACTTGGCCTGTTTGCCATCTGCATGGCGAGTCTCTTGTTGGCTGCTGTTGCTTGGTGCTGGGCAGCCATCTTTGCCCGGATGTTTGACACGCTGGCTTGCTGGGCTGGTTGCCTCACAGTGGCTTGAATCGTGGAAAATCTTTGGTTGGACGAAGgaaagaaatgttatttatagttATGCTgccattttttgtacatacatgtatgtcattgtGTGGCTGGTTTTTGTCATGCAACTTCTGAATGAAGGAAACATTTGAAGATTTCAAAGTTTTAAAGCAGAAACTCAAATCGACACAAGAAAAAACTCCCACAGTAATGCACAcaagaaaacaaactgacaaaaagAAAAGATATTCAACTGCAATGGTCATGATGGTCAAAGAAATACAAACAACTCAATACAAACTATAGGattaggcctaaaataaaatttcatttgtttggcattgccgcccgacccactgaaaaacttgccgcccaaataattttatttgcgtttcagaaatttatttttttttatttaaaaaaaatcgaaattgtgccGGAATTTGATCGTATCCGCCGAGTTTGTTCCTGGCTTTACTTATTTGAAATCAAGATCTTAAAAGCGCTTGCCTTACACTGTattgggagcaaacatttaaatgacatggaatagaaAAAAGTCTGCCAAAAGTAATGTCTAAGAGGCCGGCAGGGGAAGGCATCTCCCCATGCTGCAATGCATTGGTTAAGGGAgatggattttatcaaaaatcaaattttcatgcAGCTATTCTTCGAAAGAAACGTTCTGAGAGACCTTGTAGAGgactcaattttatcttttgtaaagcagaaacagatgatttctgcttgactttgtcgcttcatgagatagaagtttttcaccgggacatcacagaataaatatgcgtggctcttacatttgttgaatttattaaatatttgaaatttatcattgacaaattttcccttgaatcagagaacaaagtatctactatagTCAGAACCACAATGATGCTGATGATTCAAGATAATTATGACTGTAAGCACCAAAGCTTAAAGACCAAAATgatttacaggtttatagtagttttgtaccagtagatgctagcctggtacaaaacatacatattttaaagactagcatcttgtgtcaattgaagtacttcccccttttcttgcctttcctcttaacatgaataagataattcttcaaacataaaagatactgacagaaacatatttataaatgtatctagtgtactagtgatgaataaaatcccctccttttccacaattcaaagggctcattaatttatctgtattcatgtaatgcaggtccagatttctgttaatcaaacaagCATAAGaacccataatttatttatctgcaaaaattgtctgtcctgctgcatatttctattttcaatttatgatacGTTTTAAACCTAGCCCTGAAAAACCTTGCACTtggataatattagtataaacaccatgtctatttgtgccaaccttccaattttttaatttttgctatcctaatttggaacagatcctttatcctcaaaacttTATATCAGGGACAGTAGGCGTGTTTGTATGGTAGTTCGTCACACCTTGCATGTATGATTACTAGCCGTCAGGTATTGGTTTGAGCCCTAGTTGGGCACTAACGGttgcaaaattaaggtttgattttcatttcATATGTGATAATGTTAGTGTTCTCCCAAGGATTTTttgatagcgctgtggtaagcaCGCGATGTTAGATTCATTTACCATTTTTACATAATGTTACATTTATATACAACTATACCATGTTggttatattattttaaatatacattaaCCTGCATTTTGTATGCTTtcacaaaaatggaaaaaagtattttaaatattatgtttgaaaaatcaaaatgccTAGAGaatttatataatttgatttCATTACCACCCTTCCAATCCTTTTTTTGTGATAGTAAGTACGTTAGTCTGTTAGTCAGTTTCCTCCCGCAGGTTGGCATTTTCCTTCAAGTACTACGGTTTAGTACGCCactaaaactgactgccatgaaattacccatatggtgtagaaagtgatgtttataaaaccaaagcaattttttaaaatctttgtccatttgtacaaggagccgtagtggttgagccatttaacttatggtaattttaccaaacggtgaccacaacttcaagatgtgacatcaggcctctgt
Protein-coding sequences here:
- the LOC143051604 gene encoding uncharacterized protein LOC143051604 isoform X2; the protein is MAVPAKIVLKSTTKMSLNDRFSTIQATVRQPAQQASVSNIRAKMAAQHQATAANKRLAMQMANRPSVQAALKIKKKSLKQRLGFGNTSVKSRLTLGGRGGGAIVRGGRGQGRLMRGRGQMRGRGRGGRGGSGSTPGSPTGNQMVRGGNRGQRGGFVQRGRGQRGGFVQRGGGGGRGENRGRRGGMQRGRGFQGGNRGGRGQTQGFRGNRGGFRGQERGRGGFQRGNFRGNRQARGGGNNRGRGGFRGGRGGQRGRGGQSPISKEELDNQLEAYMSKTKSSLDADLDSYMQQN
- the LOC143051604 gene encoding uncharacterized protein LOC143051604 isoform X1: MAVPAKIVLKSTTKMSLNDRFSTIQATVRQPAQQASVSNIRAKMAAQHQATAANKRLAMQMANRPSVQAALKIKKKSLKQRLGFGNTSVKSRLTLGGRGGGAIVRGGRGQGRLMRGRGQMRGRGRGGRGGSGSTPGSPTGNQMVRGGNRGQRGGFVQRGRGQRGGFVQRGGGQQGGFVQRGGAGGGRGENRGRRGGMQRGRGFQGGNRGGRGQTQGFRGNRGGFRGQERGRGGFQRGNFRGNRQARGGGNNRGRGGFRGGRGGQRGRGGQSPISKEELDNQLEAYMSKTKSSLDADLDSYMQQN
- the LOC143051604 gene encoding uncharacterized protein LOC143051604 isoform X4, with the protein product MAVPAKIVLKSTTKMSLNDRFSTIQATVRQPAQQASVSNIRAKMAAQHQATAANKRLAMQMANRPSVQAALKIKKKSLKQRLGFGNTSVKSRLTLGGRGGGAIVRGGRGQGRLMRGRGQMRGRGRGGRGGSGSTPGSPTGNQMVRGGNRGQRGGFVQRGRGQRGGFVQRGGGGGRGENRGRRGGMQRGRGFQGGNRGGRGQTQGFRGNRGGFRARGGGNNRGRGGFRGGRGGQRGRGGQSPISKEELDNQLEAYMSKTKSSLDADLDSYMQQN
- the LOC143051604 gene encoding uncharacterized protein LOC143051604 isoform X3, with the protein product MAVPAKIVLKSTTKMSLNDRFSTIQATVRQPAQQASVSNIRAKMAAQHQATAANKRLAMQMANRPSVQAALKIKKKSLKQRLGFGNTSVKSRLTLGGRGGGAIVRGGRGQGRLMRGRGQMRGRGRGGRGGSGSTPGSPTGNQMVRGGNRGQRGGFVQRGRGQRGGFVQRGGGQQGGFVQRGGAGGGRGENRGRRGGMQRGRGFQGGNRGGRGQTQGFRGNRGGFRARGGGNNRGRGGFRGGRGGQRGRGGQSPISKEELDNQLEAYMSKTKSSLDADLDSYMQQN